From Trichoderma atroviride chromosome 1, complete sequence, one genomic window encodes:
- a CDS encoding uncharacterized protein (TransMembrane:1 (o842-862i)), whose amino-acid sequence MLSNPLRRYSAYPDISSASFDANYHASQAHLHSINVNTFNNNHPYPIQHLSQHAELSNARMLRSNPPQPKQQRQGSLVAGRKNSTGTAGPIRRRISRACDQCNQLRTKCDGLHPCAHCIEFGLSCEYIRERKKRGKASRKDIAAQQAAAAAASGSQHPGQVQDSQDEQHHRKLSRHQSESSRGSADLPQAAHDPPHGHIEGSVSSFSDNGLSQHPAMGAMEGLEEHHGHVGVDPALGRSQLETSSAMGLGAYGEVHPSYDSPGINGHVMVAQPYGAPPTTMPGYSGINYATQAQSPATYSSDGNFRLGAGHIHEYPLANGSSPSWGVSLASPGGQFQLQLSQPMFKQSDLRYPVLEPLLPHLGNILPLSLACDLIDMYFSSSSSAQMHPMSPYVLGYVFRKRAFLHPTNPRRCQPALLASMLWVAAQTSEASFLTSLPSARSKVCKKLLELTVGLLQPLIHTGTNSPSPKTSPVVGPAALGGLGVAMPGSMNLDSLAGETGAFGAIGSLDDVITYVHLATVISASEYKGASLRWWGAAWSLARELKLGRELPVGNPPASQEDGEATSEDVDEHDLNRNNTRFVTEEEREERRRAWWLVYIVDRHLALCYNRPLFLLDSECSDLYHPMDDIKWQAGQFRSYDGGNIDSSMTDEFGDSPRAARGAHYECRGRSIYGYFLSLMTILGEIVDVHHAKSHPRFGVGFRSARDWDEQVAEISRHLDMYEESLKRFEGKHLPMSSKDKEQHEIHESGGAIDMQSPLSVRTNASSRMTESEIQASIVVAYSTHVMHVLHILLADKWDPINLLDDDDLWISSEGFVTATSHAVSAAEAINQILEFDPGLEFMPFFYGVYLLQGSFLLLLIADKLQAEASPSVIKACETIVRAHEACVVTLSTEYQRNFSKVMRSALALIRGRVPEDLAEQQQRRRELLGLYRWTGNGTGLAL is encoded by the exons ATGTTGTCGAATCCGCTCCGCCGCTATTCAGCCTATCCCGACATCTCCTCGGCATCCTTTGACGCCAATTATCATGCGTCTCAAGCTCACCTCCACTCGATAAACGTCAACACGTTTAACAACAACCACCCCTATCCTATCCAACATCTCTCGCAACATGCTGAGCTTTCAAATGCGCGTATGCTGAGGTCCAACCCCCCTcagccaaagcagcaacggcagGGCTCACTCGTTGCAGGGAGAAAGAATTCGACGGGGACTGCCGGTCCAATTAGAAGGAGAATCAGTCGAGCTTGTGATCAATGCAACCAGCTGCGTACTAAATGCGACGGCTTGCACCCCTGTGCTCACTGCATAG AATTCGGCCTTAGCTGCGAGTACATCCGAGAGCGGAAGAAGCGAGGCAAGGCATCGCGCAAGGACATTGCTGCTCAGCAGGCCGCGGCCGCGGCTGCGTCAGGATCACAGCATCCCGGCCAAGTTCAGGACAGCCAAGACGAGCAGCACCATCGCAAGCTGTCCCGTCATCAGAGTGAGTCTTCACGCGGCAGCGCTGATCTACCGCAAGCTGCCCACGACCCACCTCACGGCCATATCGAAGGCTCTGTCAGCTCCTTCAGCGACAACGGACTGTCGCAGCACCCTGCAATGGGCGCAATGGAAGGCCTTGAAGAGCATCATGGTCACGTTGGAGTTGACCCTGCCCTGGGAAGAAGTCAACTGGAAACGTCGTCGGCAATGGGGCTGGGTGCGTATGGCGAAGTACACCCTAGCTATGATAGCCCTGGTATCAATGGCCATGTCATGGTCGCCCAGCCGTATGGCGCTCCGCCGACTACCATGCCCGGCTACTCTGGCATCAACTATGCTACACAAGCCCAGAGCCCAGCAACCTATAGCAGCGATGGAAACTTCCGTCTCGGCGCCGGCCACATTCACGAGTATCCTCTGGCCAATGGGAGCTCACCTTCATGGGGTGTTTCTCTGGCTTCTCCTGGCGGCCagttccagctccagctgtcGCAGCCCATGTTCAAGCAAAGCGACCTGCGATATCCTGTCCTTgagcctctgctgcctcaCCTGGGGAACATCCTCCCCCTTTCGCTGGCATGCGATCTGATCGACATGTacttctcctcttcatcatcggcacAAATGCATCCCATGTCTCCTTATGTTCTAGGATACGTGTTCCGAAAGCGCGCCTTTCTGCATCCTACCAACCCAAGGAGGTGCCAGCCCGCGCTGCTTGCGAGCATGCTGTGGGTAGCAGCGCAGACTAGCGAGGCGTCTTTCTTGACAAGCCTGCCTTCTGCGAGAAGCAAAGTCTGCAAGAAACTACTCGAGTTGACCGTTGGACTTCTTCAACCTTTGATCCACACGGGCACAAACAGCCCATCGCCCAAGACCAGCCCCGTTGTTGGCCCGGCCGCTCTAGGTGGCCTTGGTGTTGCCATGCCGGGTTCAATGAACCTGGATTCTTTAGCTGGCGAAACGGGTGCTTTTGGAGCCATTGGAAGCCTCGACGACGTCATCACATATGTGCACCTCGCAACAGTCATTTCGGCTAGCGAGTACAAGGGCGCCAGTCTTCGGTGGTGGGGTGCAGCATGGTCTCTTGCCAGAGAGCTCAAGCTTGGCCGTGAACTGCCAGTCGGCAATCCACCTGCCAGCCAAGAGGACGGCGAGGCCACCAGCGAAGACGTGGATGAGCACGACTTGAACAGAAACAACACTCGCTTCGTCACAGAAGAGGAGCGTGAGGAGCGGCGACGGGCGTGGTGGCTTGTTTACATCGTTGACAGGCACTTGGCGCTCTGCTACAACCGCCCCCTATTCCTCCTTGACAGCGAGTGCAGTGATCTTTACCACCCAATGGACGACATCAAGTGGCAAGCGGGTCAGTTCCGAAGCTACGATGGCGGTAACATTGACAGCTCCATGACGGACGAGTTTGGCGACAGCCCTCGTGCTGCCCGCGGAGCACACTACGAGTGCCGTGGCCGTAGCATCTATGGCTacttcttgtccttgatgaCGATCCTAGGCGAGATTGTTGATGTCCATCACGCCAAGAGCCACCCACGTTTTGGGGTTGGGTTTCGCTCTGCGCGTGATTGGGACGAGCAAGTCGCAGAGATTTCTCGCCACCTAGACATGTATGAGGAAAGCCTCAAGAGGTTTGAGGGCAAGCATCTGCCAATGTCATCAAAGGACAAGGAGCAGCACGAGATTCACGAAAGCGGAGGCGCAATAGATATGCAGTCTCCACTCTCGGTGCGAACAAACGCATCCAGCCGCATGACGGAGAGCGAGATCCAGGCAAGCATCGTGGTGGCCTACAGTACCCACGTCATGCATGTTCTGCACATACTCCTCGCGGACAAATGGGACCCAatcaatcttcttgatgacgacgacctgTGGATTTCGTCGGAAGGCTTTGTCACGGCAACGAGCCACGCAGTATCAGCGGCAGAGGCCATCAACCAAATTCTCGAATTCGACCCCGGCTTGGAGTTTATGCCGTTCTTCTACGGAGTCTATCTCTTGCAAGGatccttccttctcctcttgatTGCCGACAAGCTGCAAGCCGAAGCCTCTCCAAGCGTCATTAAGGCGTGTGAGACAATTGTACGAGCACACGAAGCCTGTGTGGTGACTCTTAGCACGGAGTATCAG CGAAACTTTAGCAAAGTCATGCGAAGCGCACTTGCTTTGATTCGAGGCCGCGTACCAGAAGACCttgctgagcagcagcagcgacggcgcgAGCTTCTTGGATTATACCGATGGACAGGTAACGGAACTGGCCTGGCCCTTTGA
- a CDS encoding uncharacterized protein (SECRETED:SignalP(1-19)), whose amino-acid sequence MYSYNAVSALAAFVSVAAAASKVCPSSSPLSCHNTTAVEDTCCFIPSGQLLQTQFWDTNPPTGPSDSWTVHGLWPDNCDGSFPQTCDSSRAYTNITDILTAMNASSTLDFMQTYWKDYQGDDESFWEHEWGKHGTCISTLDPSCYEDYVPTQEAVDFFSKTVSLFKTLPTYQWLADAGITPDGSKSYSLDDIQSALSQQHGADVTLGCEGKSLNQVYYHFNVQGSLQDGKFVAAAPDGSKSTCPDSVYYDPKNGGDGDDGTN is encoded by the exons ATGTACTCTTATAACGCCGTTTCTGCCTTGGCTGCATTCGTCTCTGTTGCCGCCGCGGCCTCCAAAGTGTGTCCTAGCAGTTCTCCACTCTCTTGCCACAACACTACCGCCGTTGAAGATACCTGCTGCTTCATTCCATCTGGTCAGCTGCTCCAGACTCAATTCTGGGATACCAATCCCCCAACGGGCCCCTCTG ATTCCTGGACCGTTCACGGACTGTGGCCAGACAATTGTGATGGGTCGTTTCCCCAGACATGCGACAGTAGTCGAGCGTACACTAATATCACCGATATCTTGACTGCCATGAATGCCAGCAGCACTCTTGACTTTATGCAGACGTACTGGAAAGACTATCAAGGCGATGATGAGTCTTTCTGGGAGCATGAATGGGGCAAGCATGGCACCTGTATTTCTACCCTGGATCCCAGCTGCTATGAAGACTATGTGCCCACCCAAGAAGCCGTTgatttcttctccaagaccGTCTCACTGTTCAAGACGCTGCCTACCTACCAGTGGCTTGCTGATGCCGGAATAACTCCTGACGGCTCCAAGTCCTATTCGCTAGACGACATCCAGTCCGCCCTCTCTCAGCAACACGGCGCCGATGTGACGCTCGGCTGCGAGGGCAAGAGTCTGAACCAAGTCTATTATCACTTCAACGTCCAGGGCTCTCTGCAAGACGGCAAATTCGTTGCGGCAGCACCTGACGGATCCAAAAGCACTTGTCCCGATTCTGTCTACTACGACCCCAAGAACGgaggcgatggcgacgacggtACGAATTAA